The sequence GAAGTATGGCACAACAGAGTTGCCGAAGAAAGAAACAAAATACTGTGAGGTGGCTGGATGTGTAAATCCGGCAAGACAAAAAGGATTATGTAATATGCATCGGCTACGATTGCGGGACTTTGGCGATGTAGGAATATCTCAGCCAAAGAAAAACAAAAAAGGGCAAGGACATATATCGGCTTCTACTGGCTATCGCTATTTTTATCGACCAAGCCACCCCAATGCAGGAAAAAATGGAACGGTTGCCGAGCATATCGTGGTAATGTCAGAGGTATTAGGGCGGGCATTATTGCCAAAAGAAACCGTACACCACAAAAACGGTGTCAAACTTGATAACCGTCCTGAAAACCTTGAACTATGGTCAATCGCCCATCCCACCGGGCAAAGAGTTGTTGATATGGTAGCGTTTTGCCACACCTACTTATTAGAACACAAAAAAGAATACACCCAGTGGCTTGCAGAACATTAATATTCTTCAGGCAGCAAAATGCACGTACTGCTTCTATCAGCTTCAGTTATTACCCAAATACGAGTGGTATCGTCTTTCAGGTGATAGACAGAGAGCAATCGCCCACCATCGACTAAGGCTTGATCGTTGAGGAGCTTATCCCCATCAGATACATCCCCCCAATCGTTTCGCTCATGTCGAGCCAGAAACTCCATCGCATTCTGGCCAGATGCTTCCAAGGCAGCCAGGGCACCGGGGGTCGAAACAACTTGACCTAATGAAACTAATCGCATTTTAATTTTCCTTTCATCAGCCTAATGTACAGGAAAACTAAGGAAGCAAGGCGTTGGCAATCACCACTCGAAGGTTACGCCATCATAAGATGGACGATGGTTTTGGGTGTGCATTACAACGCCTTGCCTCCTATCTCACATCGACGTGATCGACTTCACGAAAACCGTATGACGGCGTGCTGACGGGGACAATGATACGCCCATCAACTTGCCGCACATTGCCCAGGACATATCCCTGTTCCCAATCCTTGCCATCACGGGTACGGACTTTCACCTCATCCCTGTTGTGAAGTTGTGCCGCTTGTCGTAGCCTCACGGTTATCCTCCCAATCGAATTGTTTTTCAACTTGGTTTAGCGGCGTACCATCCTTGAGGGCTTGCCGCACTTTGGCAACCCGATCAGAGTCAACAATGATCGGATTGCCCAAGATGATAATAGTCTGTTTCATTACTCCTCCAGTTCTGTCGCATCCGACACCTCAAACCCATCTTGGCAGTTCTTATCGAACAAATCTTCGACGGGCATATCTTCCACCTTCGCCTCAGCATCTTCCTCACTGTCGGCCTCCACCATGATGGTGGCACCGAAGGTATAGCTCACAAGAAACTTTCGCTTTGCCTTTTTCTTTGCCATGACTGTTTCCTTTCAATTCCCTGATGTACAGGAAAACTAAGCGGCCAATTCCTTGACGTAATCAAGCAGGGTATGGAGATCGAGCAAATCATCCACGGAATAACCAGCGTGGGTTTCGACGTGCCGAATGGTTCGCTCAATCGCCGGGATGAACTTCGCCAAAAACTCGGGATCATCACCCTCCACAGCGAAATTATAGAACAAATAACCATCGCCGGGAAGGTTAGGCTCCTGCATA is a genomic window of Pseudomonadota bacterium containing:
- a CDS encoding HNH endonuclease — its product is MIRKQKEYEKARQLRQSGMRIDDIAKEVGATHGTICIWCKDIKLITPNRKPRAKCRVCGKSASGHQLCHKHLCRFKKYGTTELPKKETKYCEVAGCVNPARQKGLCNMHRLRLRDFGDVGISQPKKNKKGQGHISASTGYRYFYRPSHPNAGKNGTVAEHIVVMSEVLGRALLPKETVHHKNGVKLDNRPENLELWSIAHPTGQRVVDMVAFCHTYLLEHKKEYTQWLAEH